Proteins encoded by one window of Micromonospora coxensis:
- a CDS encoding ATP-dependent DNA ligase: MDLPINPPVEPMLAKSVARLPTDPGLTYEPKWDGFRCIVFRDGDEVELASRGGKSMTRYFPEVVEQARRQLPARCAVDGELIVIRRDGPGGQPRLDFELLAQRIHPAASRVKLLAETTPADFVAFDLLALDDELLTGAPYPQRRARLAAALAGVRPPVHVTQVTTDPETARRWFEVFEGAGLDGLIVKPADLPYEPGKRLMSKVKHARTADVVVAGFRWHKSGPVVGSLLLGLHDDDGVLHHVGVSASFTMARRQELLEELAPYRDVDGDHPWVHGDHERGQRIPGGVSRWTGTKNLEWEPLRPELVVEVAYDAMEGDRFRHTARFVRWRPDRDPRSCRYDQLDRPVRFDVDQVLRGDPAATVEPAATGPA; encoded by the coding sequence GTGGACCTGCCGATCAATCCGCCGGTCGAACCGATGCTGGCGAAGAGCGTGGCCCGGTTGCCCACCGATCCCGGCCTGACGTACGAGCCGAAGTGGGACGGCTTCCGGTGCATCGTGTTCCGCGACGGCGACGAGGTCGAGCTGGCCAGCCGGGGCGGCAAGTCGATGACCCGCTACTTCCCCGAGGTGGTCGAGCAGGCCCGCCGGCAGTTGCCCGCGCGCTGCGCGGTCGACGGCGAGCTGATCGTGATCCGCCGGGACGGCCCGGGCGGGCAGCCCCGGCTCGACTTCGAACTGCTCGCCCAGCGCATCCACCCGGCCGCCTCCCGGGTGAAGCTGCTCGCCGAGACGACCCCCGCCGACTTCGTCGCCTTCGACCTGCTCGCCCTCGACGACGAGCTGCTGACCGGCGCGCCCTATCCGCAGCGTCGGGCCCGGTTGGCGGCGGCGCTGGCCGGGGTTCGTCCGCCGGTGCACGTCACCCAGGTCACCACCGATCCCGAGACGGCCCGCCGCTGGTTCGAGGTGTTCGAGGGCGCCGGGCTGGACGGGTTGATCGTCAAGCCGGCCGACCTGCCGTACGAGCCGGGCAAGCGGCTGATGTCCAAGGTCAAGCACGCCCGCACCGCCGACGTGGTGGTGGCCGGCTTCCGGTGGCACAAGTCGGGGCCGGTGGTCGGCTCCCTGCTGCTCGGCCTCCACGACGACGACGGGGTGCTGCACCACGTGGGGGTGAGCGCGTCGTTCACCATGGCCCGCCGCCAGGAGCTGCTGGAGGAGCTGGCCCCCTACCGGGACGTCGACGGCGACCACCCGTGGGTGCACGGCGACCACGAGCGCGGCCAGCGCATCCCCGGCGGGGTGAGCCGGTGGACGGGCACCAAGAACCTGGAGTGGGAGCCGCTGCGTCCCGAACTGGTGGTCGAGGTGGCGTACGACGCGATGGAGGGCGACCGGTTCCGGCACACCGCCCGGTTCGTCCGCTGGCGGCCCGACCGTGATCCCCGGTCCTGCCGCTACGACCAGCTCGACCGTCCGGTCCGCTTCGACGTGGACCAGGTGCTGCGGGGTGACCCGGCGGCGACCGTCGAGCCGGCGGCGACCGGTCCGGCGTAG